The window tgctctcagcctgcagagaacacatataggatacgtgtctcgtatacgccatgttacatgcgcacatgtcacagtatgcttacgaccatatatggtaaggaaaaacccaaaaatgttgtttattacatgctgtaaactgtgtttgatgtaacccacgtgatcttattgtgaaaatccgaataaaagcgctgcgcaggaagcagttcgccaggacagataacttccgctcagctgagagctgagttcaaggaacggatctctcctccttgcgcaagttcaaaagagttgtgtgtttgttctctgagtttttaaaatgatctgaacctatcattttttggtccttcgagagcCGGAGCGGGACAGTTGCTGACTGACGCTGGAGGAGACGAACACCGAAGACTGTCTGACAGCCAGGATCATCAGTTGACCTGAAGAGAAGTCCTGAACCGTGAATTCGTCTTCAGGCCGGTGATTAGCTTCGCTCCTCCAGCGCCGTTCATCGCTCTCCCGGAGTCCGAGGGGACGTAACACCAACTGTAACACAGGTATGTGAAAGCCGCGCGTTATAAATTAGGTAGGCTCGCCGAAAGGAGTCCGTTTTATCCGATAGTTACCGCTGTGGTTTTCGGTTCAGAAACGCACAGGTCTGCTCAGGTTGGAAGAACGTAAAAAAAGAACTCCAGTGGTTACTGCTATACTTCTGAACCTTGGTCCAGATTTCTGGACCAGTGAGGTATAGGTCTGCTTCGGGCTGGAGAAAATTGGTTATCCTCAGTGGTTACGCTGCATTGGGAATGGCAGGCTGCACATGCTGAGAAGACGGTACTGTGGGGTTTACTTTTggtaataaaaagaaagtaaataggCAACTCTCGCCAGGAAGAGAGGTTTCCCAAATTCggattttagagatttaaaataggcgccgaaaatacgcgtatgtgtgtgtgaatgtgagtgaatgagagCTTGAACGCCGCCTTTTGACGTGGAAGCAGCAGCGTGAAGGGATACCCTACGGGTGCCAACGAACTTTACGGCCTGTTGAAGTACACAGTGACGGGCGGATTTGTTATTAGGTCCCAGAAGGACACGTGGTCCGATCGGGACAAAGCACGGGAAGTAAAATGGGGATTATGAACAGTAAACTGAGTAAGCCTGCCCTAGAGGgggatttaaaatatatggAGAGATACTCTCCGGGCAGCACAACGTTCTgcaataaatggaagaaaaagtatGGTTTTAGTGGAAAGTTGGAGTTGAGGGGATGTGAAGATTTggtaagaaatttaaaaatcagtgtgGCAACACAAGAAGGGAAGTGTAAagttgaaaaagaaagacagttaATGGTAGCAAAAACGTGGTTGGAGCAAGCACAGAAAAGGGCCGCgggcagagaacaaaagaagggaaaacaaacCTCCTGTAATGTGCATGCTGCATTGTTAAGGCCAGAGGATGAGACGGTTAGGCCTTGTAGGGTGCAACCCCCACCTCAACCACCTCCCCCAGCTCAGCCACCTCTTTCAGCCCAAGCATCTCCCCCGCAGTTACAGGGGGCAGATGGTAATttacaggttgaggaggagggggattTAGTGCAGCAATTAAATTTAACAGCAGGAAGGATGAGGCGATATCTatcttttaggaaaaaaaaaaaaaaaaaaaaacaacaaaaaaacaactgtagCATTATTGAGCCATGGGCCTTACCATGCCTCAACAGGGGGGAATGGTAAAGataagtaaatatttaaatgtaaaaggttttaataaatatttaaaaaaaataaataaaaaataaaatttttagagCATGTTTAATTTGCTATAAAAATAATCCACATGCATTCTATAGAATTGAATCAATGTAGGTTGTAAAAACTGTCCAGATGAGCATTCCCTTatctgtaacctacacacacccttcctccCTCAGGATCTCCTGTGTTAATGGGGGTcacatttgttagttttattgtcctttgGTTAGTCTTTTATGTAGGGACATGTAACTGGGGgaggatctcctcttctttatggaagggttaaggagggggagaacaggGGGGTGTAAAAAGATATAGGTGcattgtgtttctctgtaaCAGGCAGAATTCATATACATACTCAGGAATGTATGTATGTGACTAATCCTTGCACGAGTGATAAAGTATGTAAAGGAATCTTCTCTCCCTCATttgataaatacatttctataacaattttggtgattgttggtAAGATCCAGTGAGTTTTTCCACAAAGAGTGACGAGTCTCTGgcccagctgaagaaaaaaaaagcttcagtccTCTTGCATTTGCAAATTGAGGAACTCgaattttcacttctttgttggacagctgcctggattcaacaaccctgccttagaggcacggccgtAACACCCACCAGCAAGTGGGTGGCACGCAGACTGAGGCACGTGTAAAAGAGGTTAAAGATAAGTTGTTTGACTTAAGGTGATTAGGCCGCATTGAATGtgatctttttctttgttttctagaCATTGAAGAAAACTTGTGAGAGACGTCTCACTAGGAAAAATGGGATCTTAGAGCAGTGATGTTAACCCTTCCCCTGACAGTGCCACATGAAAATGAGATAAAGAGATATGGATCCAAATATTTGGGATCTGTAAATTTTTGGGTTagagtgtgcagaaaaaagtgaaaatttgtAAAACGactaaatatgaaaaacaaatgaaatgtttgagtgttAAGGAAAATGGAAATGGGAACGTAGGAAtagaaaattaatagttaaagAACTCGGTGGAGAGCGAGATCTTAGCAGAACTTGAGCGGCAGAACAGCTGAAGTCCCaattaatggagtggcggttttggggCCAACTCCATCtgttgttacttgtgatacctcatctctctgtgccctttttgcaggcaaatttataagcgctgaaaatctctgacccagatctggactcctgccctctgATCAGACATCGTCTGGACCAGAATGATTGTCGGTAAAAACGagacccaccacctccacctcttcattgAGTCGCTACTGCACCACAACCTGCAGACAAGCAGTACAGCTCCACCTCAGAAGAGCCCTCAATACTGCTCTCTCCGGTATGGAGACAGACCAGATCGGCTGCTCAGAGCAGAgacctgaagtgtgacagccGTCACACTGAACTGAGCATCATGCGCAGGAGATGGTTAATGAGAAGAAGAACCAccagaagaaaaaaggacaaataagatgctgacagagaacagcaACATTGACTCTGTACTGAATCGTTGTCACTAGGTAAAGTGTTGCCCGTGGAAGAAGAAGGGGTGACTTTTCCAGGTGCGTtgagatgacagatgttacaactgcagcctgacAGGTCATTGGTGAACTGAATGCCCAAGACTGGTGAAGGGAACACGGACTAaccagactgtgtcacactgatcggAGAGGAGGACTTCAGACAAGTCAGATGAAGATTACCTGATGGTGTCAACCATGTTGGCTCTGATCCTCTGTTTCAGGGATTCAAGCCTTTGCTACTCTGGAGGAGTGTCGTTTTTGAGCTAAGTGTACCTCCACCCTTCGTGGATGGTTTcttcaaagaaagaaaggaaaaaaaaaccttgtctGCCTTCCCTTGGTTTGCAAAAATGGAGTCATGGGTCAGACCATGTCTCCAAAGGGGGGATACTAAGAATGatactttgaaaaacaaactggccaAATGTTATGAGGAGACGGGACTTTCTTGGGTTAAATTTTTGTTATTAGTGGAAATGTACATGCGCATAACACCATCAGAATTAGGACTTACCCCATatgaaatagaatagaatggttttactgtcattatataggatatacaatgagattggagggtcaCTCCTGTTTAGTGCCATATAATACAAAGTCAAAACttactaaaatgaaaataacataatctaatataatcaaatatatagaaaataaaatgtatagtAAAACTAAGAAAATAAGAGATGTATAAAGTATACACTGGTGCATATATACATTCataagaaatatattcattgtAATAGAAGGCAGAAGAGAGCTGTGATTTGAGTGAGTGGATGAGGAAATTTTTATAAAGCAAACAACTGATGCTAACAAGCTGCCAGAAGcatcttctctctcttcacaGGTGCCACTGATACAGCCAGGAGACTGGGTGCTGGTCAAGGTCATCAAATGGAAGTGCTGGTCGAACCCGAGGTGGGACGGCCTATATCAAGTTCTCCTGACCACActaacagcagtgaaaatcgcTGAAAGATCTACGTGGATTCATCTgagtcactgcaagaaggtggaGCCACTTACTTCGGAGTAAAGGTGGAAGTCTGGTTACAAAGGGGGAAATTCCTTATAGTGGTTTTTTCGTCTCAACCCAGTGAAGACAACAACTGATCCCTACTCCTTTAGAATGGCGCCCTTCTGCAGCCTCATAATTATTTTCAGCGTGAGCACACTGCTAATTTTAGGAGGAACATCTTCATTAAATTACACCCAGTACCCACATGAATATGCAACCAATGAATGGTGGCAGTTAATGAACGTCACAGCTCATGTTAATAATTGGACAAAttgttatgtgtgtgcacatatgccaGTGGCAGGACACAATACTGGACTGAGGCCTTACAATGTTAGCTGGGAGCACTCATGGTGTCTCTATGGGTTGGCTACACATCCAGGGAGAAGAGCTAAATGGAGTGAAGCAAATTTTACCTCAATTCTTAACGTAAAGGGGATAAGTTCTCCCATTAATAGAAACTGTTCTATGTTAACAGATTTGCTCACTTGGCCCCAGTTAGCTAACCCCCTTCCTGAGGTACTGATGTTGActcatttgccagagaaagctTTTCCAGCATGTGTTATAGCAAATGGAACCATCAAGGTGGGTAGATTACCAGCCACTCTCTGTAATGCTACCTATTCGTACTGTCCACCAACAGATGAGAGACAATGCCTGACCTGCCTCAAAAATATTGCTTGTTATAATAATCTAACTGTACGGAGGAAGGAATGTCAGTCTGACCTGgcctacagaatacagatggacACTGGAGAGCTGAGTCAGTGCTCACGAGTAGCACCAGGACCCAAGGGAACAAGAGTGTTAGCGGATTGGTATTtcatctgtggtcacaaagcATACGTGTCCCTTCCCCCAGATTGGGGAGGCCTGTGTAGTGTTGCATATGTGTCAGATCAtgtctttttcatgcagtaCCAGGCCAGTCATCCACATCACAAGACGAAGCGACAGGTTGGAGAGTGGCTCACGAGCCATTCAGTAGTCCCAGAGGAGCTCCGGATTTGGGGAGTCGGAGCGAAGATTGCCCAGTCTATCTTTCCAGGAATTGGACTGGGATTTGTGCGTGaccaagtggaaataaatcGCTATGCACTATTACGTCTGGTAAATACAACTATAGCTCTAGGACAAggaactttaaaagagttaagttCACTCAGAGCAATGGTGATGCAAAACAGGATAGTATTAGATCTTTTGACAGCGTCCCAGGGTGGCGTGTGTAAGATTATTGGTAAGACATGTTGTACTTACATCCCAGATGAAGATGATGCTGGTGGAGCCATAAGGGAGGCActcgacagactgactgaattacAGAAATATGTACAACAGCACACTCAGGAAAGCCAGAGTGATTGGTTTTCCTGGCTAAATGCGGGAACTTGGTGGCAGGTATTGTTGAAATGCCTGactcctgttttgtgtgtgttagtgttgatttgtgtgtttacaatgtGTATTCTGCCCTGCATCAGATCCATGATAACAAAGATTTTTACTGGTTATGTTGTgtcatatttgcagcttcagatggtcGACCAAGACGCTGAAATGCCTGAggatattttgtaaatatgtatatatttggcaatgaatgaaacccacactgaaaatgtgcaagcaAGTGGTGTGGCGTGGAAAAAAGATGCCAGTGAAGTTATGATAAACAGGGGGGaaatgttggagttatggtataaaattccattctgtttattataaattatcatatcttctgtttgtatattttctataagttgttttatgtgcatatgatactgttgtttttatgtttgaaatgggaacacgtggtggtatttcttacaaaggaagttgtagttacctgcaggctgctctcagcctgcagagaacacatataggatacgtgtctcgtatacgccatgttacatgcgcacatgtcacagtatgcttacgaccatatatggtaaggaaaaagccaagaatgttgtttattacatgctgtaaactgtgtttgatgtaacccacgtgatcttattgtgaaaatccaaataaaagcgctgcgcaggaagcagttcgccaggacagataacttccgctcagctgagagctgagttcaaggaacggatctctcctccttgcgcaagttcaaaagagttgtgtgtttgttctctgagtttttaaaatgatctgaacctatcattgATGAGCTGGGACAGAAGCTCCTCAGAAAAAAGGACCTTTGGTCTGCCTTGTCCTCCAACTCTAACAAAAGCACACAGACTCTCTTGGGAAACAGCTGCATCGATCTTATTTGCAGGGATAAAAGACACTCTACAATTTCAGTTGGATTGTTTAAAGTATTAGAGGCAGCTTTCAGAATAAGTGCTTCTTGATTTACCACATACTGGAAGTAGTCCAAATTCAAGTGTGGTTGGCTTAACACATCTGTAATCCTTGATTTCAAACGTTCCAATAATTGAGTAGCCACTGGTCCCTGTAAACGACAAAATTAAGTTTTAATGCATTAGACACCACTGTTAACGTAGTCGGTAAACAACATGTAGACAATTCCACGTAATATAACGTTGGGCTGGGCAGAGattcaaaatacttttttgcaAAACGTTGCATTTTTAGCAACTTAGCCAATCATTAATTTGCGAGATTAAACGATTACACAGCTCTGTTGAATGTTGTCAGCGCTGCATTCTCGTGTCTGTTATTTACATAAACAGAGGTGTTAACAGGCCGTTGCTAGGGACACCGGCGTCCCTAGCAACGGTGCTCcgctgaccaatcagaggacGACAGAGGAGAAGAGGTTCAAGGAGTAAATACCCAAGATATTTGTCTTATGGGTTATATTGCATCATGCAGCTCcgacaattctgaaccagattaatctgtaaactgtttgaaatggctttattaaatttaataattggactccttattcctgtttgttttgtgtccattcctgttcgatgaaacgaGCACGCAGAAatataaaggcttaaacagccaacacacacagttattatttaaattccttcagcattctcgcctgaaaacacagtgaaagtctgttttgtgtcacagaagcggtaaaatgtcaaattttacTCACAGTTTTAGCCGCTCTATTCCGCCATTATTGGTTTTGTGCAGCTCTACAGCggtatagctcacttctttgtttggTCTCATTGTGTTTGGAGCAGTCAAACccgagaagggtgcacagtttgtgtgtgtgaagggatTTAGATAATAATCagagtgtgtgttgctgtttaagcctttaggtttctgcgtgttttcGTTTTATCGAATTACACAAACAGAATAAAGAgtccaattattacatttatttcaaacagttcagatatctgggtcaCAGATGGCTCtttctaattcagcttacagtgtcacatagtcacagcatatcagccttgattacatcatttacaaaacagagaatttcaacaacagggtgagctcgaagtctccatttctatcactgtgtagtcttcatcagtgtggctcattgtaccGTCAGAATACAAAGTTCATGAGGACACTGAACATTATAAGCTGATGTAGAGCCCTGAAAACGATGTTAAGAATGTGCTGGTCAATtaatagatatatatatttgtagcgctccccgtaaatagaaatattaataggggtagggcttttgggttcttatgctatattcactatgttttaaccctgattaagtcagtgtcaatttaagccttggatttaggttacacagtaccaataaaacctttcgaaacacactttttaaaactcacctttaagggtttctgtctctccaagagttttaatcaaaaaacctgtaaacacacttttcagatgaaatggtttctatttatctataagctataaacaaactcacggcactcaagttttaagaaacaatatgaacagatttacttaaaactattagttttgatcaaaagatagaaaaaacaaatacaattacattaaacggtcttcaacatttaactgactcgaacccctttgtataaagtcacaaccaatatcatatgtgggcccacatacacacctaaagccggcaaactcaaaattacttaaaaccaaataaaacgttgcaggcctggttcgtggctagtgtacgtggaggcccaaaacacaatggccgtttcactcgttaatgagccaaaataaatgaGTGGTACCTTAGTATTTTGGTTGCTGGTCTGTAATCCAACAGTCAGGTAATTGCTCTGAAGCAGATCCTTCTCACCTCACCGGCACAGCAGAGTCCACCGTCTCCTCGCTCACCTCGCTTCCAGAACAGGTACAGATGAGGCTCTGTCAATCCTCGAGCAGGGTATTTACTCCGTTCACGGtctgaaaacagtctttcccctctcacacagttcaactgggttagtccaactatatgcaaacagtctgtacacttgtagtgtgctgactcactgctatcaagctcgttagcttagccgtagcacacgcgctaacgctcgggctaacattagcatacgggccacagtcatacacagtctttgacagaagaattggccatccctctcgtcctcgcaacaggaagaacttgtgctctaacgacagattgtcgagcagacagtcccataagaaacacaagaatcccCGCTTCTGTGTACTTAGCCTTAAAACTCGCTTCCGTCCTGTTCCGACACACTCGTTCTtcgctcctctccttctctctccctctcttactcttgacactccctctgccctctcttactcacgcattaaccccataaatgctggttcaaacagttctttgtcacacttcacatttttaaaagataaccaaacaaacaaattacagtattaaatgtatttaaacctttcattacataaataacagtttttaactgaaacatttatatattaactggatttgaacaatcgcttttaaactaaaccaaacacattttctaaccgggttacaccctcccccatCTAAATGGTTTTGATGTCCTCATCAAACAAAATGTActcaacttttaaaataagctcGAGGTAAAGGGTGCATTAGCTACATTCAATTAGCTCTGGCCAATCTTAATGATAACACCTCTATGCACTATGGTGATCGGCTTGTCTTTTGACATACCAGGCTCATCATAAGTTAATCTGATGACTGGTTTCACTGTTCTTTTTGGACGAGCTACAGGTTTGCTAACCATTTCTGGGCTAGAAATTTGAGCTTCACTGTGGCAAGGGTTATCAGACTCTGggtctctttcttcctcaggAACTGAATCTTGATCGCCATCTTCATCCAtgctgtgggtttcctcctccCAGCTGTCATCCTGGATGGGGTCAGATGGTCTCGcagtttctctttccttttgcaGGATTTCTCTCAGGAGAGTACTGTAATGTTTCTCAGGACCATAATACTCCACATCTGAAGAGGAATCTTCACTCTCCTGCAACTTTTGAAGAATTTCCTGAGCTTCAGGCGAGGCTTTCTTTGATCTCCTGTGTGTCTTAGGTCTTGTCGTTGTTTGGACATGGGAAACGTCCTCAGTCTCTCCCATCGGCATTCTCACCCGTTGTCCAATCGGCAAGAGATGATCACGATGTAGGGTCTTGACTggtcctcctccatcttcaggTTTCACTTTATACACTGGTAGGTTGGGCATCTTCCCCATCACTACATATGGTATAGGACTCCATCGACTCTCCAGCTTATGTTTCCCCTTCAATCCTAAATTTCTCAGCAACACACGGTCACCGATATCCAGTGTCTGGAATCCCACTCTTTTATCACACAGCCTTTTGTTCCTTTCATGTGTCTTATAGGCAGCTTCAGAGGCAAGCTTGTAAGCACTCTGCAAGTCATCTTTTAACTTAGCCACGTAGCGTGAATGGCCACCCTCGGCTTTGCCATCGGGAGAGGTTCCAAAGCACAAGTCTACAGGAAGTCTTGCTTCTCTGCCGAACATTAAAAAATAGGGCGAGTAGCCTGTGGCATCACACTTGGTACTATTGTAAGCGTGAACCAAGTACCCAATGTGTTTGCTCCACTGCCGTTTCTTCTCAGAGCCCAGGGTTCCCAGCATGGATAGAAGAGTTCTGTTGAATCTCTCGGGCTGCGGGTCTCCCTGAGGGTGATACGGTGTGGTCCGTGATTTCCGAATTCCCATCATGTTCAAGAGCTCTTTGATTAACTGACTCTCAAAATCTCTTCCCTGATCGGAATGTATTCTTGCTGGTAGGCCATAATGTATGAAGTATTTGTCCACTAGGATCTTcgccactgtctgtgctttttgaTTCCTGCTTGGGAAAGCTTGAGCATAGCGTGTAAAGTGGTCAGTCACTACTAATACATTGCTTATGCCTGCGGAATCTGGTTCCAAGGACAGGAAGTCAATGCATACCAGGTCCATTGGTCCACTGCTCGTGATATGATGTAATGGTGCTGCTCGATGACTTGGGGTCTTTCGAGTGATGCACTCTCCGCAGTTCTTTATGTACTGTTCAACATCATGTGCTAGTTTAGGCCAGAAAAACctggtcctcagcaggtctGTAGTTCTGTCTATACCAAGGTGTCCAAGATCATCATGAGTGGCCTTCAGCACAACTCCTCTGAACTCCCTTGGTAAAACGAGTTGAATGAGTTCTTCTCCAGAAGATCGTTTACTTAATCGGTGGAGTAACCCATCTTTCATCATCAGTTTCCCCATctcttttttgaaaaaagacCGTTCTGGACTGGAGTCATTCTCCTTAGACCATTTGCCACCTTTTACTGCTTGGATGACAGATCTCAtgacttcatcctcttcctgaGCTTTTATCAGCTCCTGCTTTGACATTTGTCCTAGTGATTGCAACTCCAGGTGCATTGGGAAAGCGTATATGTCTGGAACACAATCAGGAGAGGCTCCCAACTGGTCCACATATCTTGTCGGATTGCTGGTAGTCCCATGGATGCAGATTCGTTTGCAGATGGACTTCACACCAGTCTGAGGTATGGTCTCCCAATCCTCAGCACTCTCATCAGGCATGTTCCTTGAGAGCAGATCGGCATCTATGTTGTGTCTGCCTGGTCGGTACTGTACCTCAAAGTCATAGGTGGATAAGGCAGAGAGCCATCTGTGCCCTACCGCACTGAGCTTTGCTG is drawn from Archocentrus centrarchus isolate MPI-CPG fArcCen1 chromosome 8, fArcCen1, whole genome shotgun sequence and contains these coding sequences:
- the LOC115785070 gene encoding uncharacterized protein LOC115785070 isoform X2, yielding MAPFCSLIIIFSVSTLLILGGTSSLNYTQYPHEYATNEWWQLMNVTAHVNNWTNCYVCAHMPVAGHNTGLRPYNVSWEHSWCLYGLATHPGRRAKWSEANFTSILNVKGISSPINRNCSMLTDLLTWPQLANPLPEVLMLTHLPEKAFPACVIANGTIKVGRLPATLCNATYSYCPPTDERQCLTCLKNIACYNNLTVRRKECQSDLAYRIQMDTGELSQCSRVAPGPKGTRVLADWYFICGHKAYVSLPPDWGGLCSVAYVSDHVFFMQYQASHPHHKTKRQVGEWLTSHSVVPEELRIWGVGAKIAQSIFPGIGLGFVRDQVEINRYALLRLMKMMLVEP
- the LOC115785070 gene encoding uncharacterized protein LOC115785070 isoform X1, translating into MAPFCSLIIIFSVSTLLILGGTSSLNYTQYPHEYATNEWWQLMNVTAHVNNWTNCYVCAHMPVAGHNTGLRPYNVSWEHSWCLYGLATHPGRRAKWSEANFTSILNVKGISSPINRNCSMLTDLLTWPQLANPLPEVLMLTHLPEKAFPACVIANGTIKVGRLPATLCNATYSYCPPTDERQCLTCLKNIACYNNLTVRRKECQSDLAYRIQMDTGELSQCSRVAPGPKGTRVLADWYFICGHKAYVSLPPDWGGLCSVAYVSDHVFFMQYQASHPHHKTKRQVGEWLTSHSVVPEELRIWGVGAKIAQSIFPGIGLGFVRDQVEINRYALLRLVNTTIALGQGTLKELSSLRAMVMQNRIVLDLLTASQGGVCKIIGKTCCTYIPDEDDAGGAIREALDRLTELQKYVQQHTQESQSDWFSWLNAGTWWQVLLKCLTPVLCVLVLICVFTMCILPCIRSMITKIFTGYVVSYLQLQMVDQDAEMPEDIL